A segment of the Coffea arabica cultivar ET-39 chromosome 8c, Coffea Arabica ET-39 HiFi, whole genome shotgun sequence genome:
ataaatagcctatAGTATTCCATCACTTATACACTTTTTGGTTAGGCATAGGCTAGAAGATCCCTACTCTAAATTCTCCTtctacttttctcttcttctacaCATCTACATAGTCTCTTTGTCTACACAGACAAGAACAAAGTAAGAAGACAAGGAGTTGTAAAGATCAATCTCTGTTCAACAACAATGGCTGGAGGTAAGTCATTTAAATTTCCGCTGTCTAGTACAAGTTATTTGTACTTATTTGATTTAACACCTTTTCCTTGTCGTCCTTGCAACGGTATCAGCATTCAAACCGTGGGAATTAAATGGGGAAGTGACGAGGGACTAGGGTAGCCAAATTCTACTATGACAAAGTAGTTGCATATGAaaccatggttcaaagactcgatcgAGTCGTCACTGTCTCAGACTCTCCCGATACGATATCGGGACGATACGATTCCGAGATACTTGACTCGCCGAGATGTCATCGTGAAGAATTGAAACGGTCGAGTCACACCGAATCACTCCGAGTCATTTCGAGTCAactcgaatttttattatttttactaatttttaattatttttgtttatcataatttttacaatttttagaatattaaatatttcaaaaatttgcgtCTCATCGAAACCGCGACCGATATATCGAGACTGATGTGAAACGGTCCAACCCGAGACCGCAACTGCTACCGTGACTTTGAACCATGTGTGGAACTGGGCAGGCCGTCAAAAGATAACACGGACACATTtatcaagttcaattttttttttcctaaataactCTCATATGAAGCATCAAAACGTTTCCTTTAAGTGCTAATGTTGGCTGCCCATATTATTTTGTCCAGTCTTGCAAATCATGTTGTTAAACATCAAGCAGACAAGGAGATCTCAAGTGGGCTTGGATCCAAAGTAGCAAAATTGAGTAGCTCGGGAATCTTCTCAAATATAGCCATGTCATTTTCTTTCAAGGTCACCCATGCTTCAATTCCATCACCAGATCTTGTGTCCATGAAAACAACCAAATTTGGAAGTCCAAGGGCGTCTATACCAGCACTTCCAATGCAAGTCCATATGGGCTTCCCCCAACCGAAATCTGCATTATAAATACCTCCATTGCAGATACTTGAAAGAGACAAGTATTCTGTATCAAGATTGCCAGTATGTACTTCTTCCAATTCTTTCAAATGCTTCATCACATTGACCAAAGACCCGTCTTTACCTTTTATGTCTTCAAGAAAACTGTTGTCTAATTTATCGATGCCATTCCTGACACGCCTGACCATCGAGGGCAGCTTGAGATCTGAATTAACCAGGCATTTAGCATACGTTACCCAAAAGATGTTACCCATGGAATAAGGCGGCAAGGGTGGAGAATTTCTTGACCTCAGATTCACCACAAAGGTTAAAATAGATGGCTTTCGAAATCCAAATCTTGCTTGCGATGTGGCTATTGCGCACTGCCAAGTAAGTCCCATTGCGGCGGTAACACGACTGGGATTGGTGACATTTGATTCAGCACAAGTGGCATTGTTTTTCAAAGCATTCAAGGCCGATGCATCAAACACGAATCTCCTTGTCGCGGATTTGGATTGCTCAGATTGAGGAGGAGGTATCAAAATCGAAGTATCTTTAGGTAATTTAGGATTCGGATGAAAAATCGAGGATGAAATAAAACTTTCTGATGATCCACGAGCTGTGGCTGCCCACGCATTCATAAATGTCACTGTCGACTGCCCATCCATGACCTTGTGGGAACTATATATGCCAATTGCTATGCCACCACACTCAAAAATGTTCACTTGCACCATTGCTACATAAGTTTTAGTAAATAATTCCGTGGAACTCGGATGAAATGGAAGCAAGCCATGTATCAATTTTTGCTGCGGATGCCCAAGGAAATCGGAGAGTTGAGCGTTGACTCGGGCTTCAACATAGTACATACCATCATCATTGCAATCAACATGTAGATTGTCTTTGACTTTGCCAGCAAGTGGATAGAAGTGGACTAAAGTTTCTGACAGGGATTGCTTCAACAATTCCCTCCTCTTTGAAATGTCAGATTTTCCATCGTTCTTGAAGAAATAAACTAATGGAACCACGTACATGGGGAATAAGTTGATCCAGAAGTGAGATTTTGAAggttttgaaatgatttggggTTGGAGACTCTGGCTTAATGTACTCCCTTGAGATGATTTCAATCTCCAGCTCTTTCATTTCTGAACCACTAGTGTCGCATCtgcaaaatggaaaatcatcaaaattttgaactagtttTCATTAGTTCCAAGAACAATGACCCTTATTAACTGGTAATGCTCTAATTATCGATGAAACTtacatgggaaaaaaaaaaggggaaactgTTAATGTAAGGGAATTGAGATTCTATATGGCATcatagagaaggaaaaaaaaaaacccgacTGGTTGATACACCATTGTTAACAAATTTTGTGTTGTttctaaatttttctttttccaaaaagaCAGTAGACAAATGCAACAACCGATTGttaacaaaataaataactaaataaGAGTACAACTCACAAATAGGAGAATAAAATCCACATAAGATCACCAATTCCTTGTGCGCGAacaaattaaacaacaaaaagacGTTGAAATTACAAACCTAAAtgaacttttttcttttgtagcaGACCAAATAattaacaagaaaaataaaaacataatCGTGCATCAATTTGCACTTGGCCAGCCTCTTATAAACTTGTGAAAGTGTATTTTCCTCAAATAAAAGCACAAATCATACTTGGTTGTCATATACACTCGTCCAATAGATGGAGTGATCCAAGGCCAAGATGGTACTCTTCTGAACGACTTTTCTACTCCTAAGCATTCCCTGGGGTGGAAATCCGATGGAACTGCAGAACCGGCAGCGGATATTGGGGTTGAAGAAGGGGCCAAATCACCATTTAAAGCCATTCTTCGCCATGTTTTGAAACGTCTTATGGCAGAAAACCTCATCATCGTTGACACCAAATTTCTTCTGCGGGATGAAAATTTTCGATAGACCCAAAaccaagttcaataaatttgctAAAAGCCAAATTTCAGCTTGCaatgaaaaattaaaacaaaatgagCTAATTGCAGCACATTTTTTGCTTTAGTATAGTTTACCTGATGAAGATATGCAGTTTAGTCCCAAATGATTATTGGCTTTAGCTCCTACAGCTTAAGTGGAACAAGAAACCTGAGATTGAACTCCACGGCAGATAAAACTcccacaaaagaaaaataaaataaaataaaaaccttcGGGTCTGCTTTGAAAGAGGCGAGATGCAATGGAATAGAAATGTTTCAAATCATTCACACATTGTAGGGGCTGTGGTGGCTGTTAGCTTAAAGTGGTTCAAATTACTTGTACTACTATCACAAAGGTTGCACGCAATTATACATGGTACGTGTATCATAATAAACAATAGGTAATTAAAATATATCATACTAGTTTGTTGGAACTAAATGGCTTGTCTGATTCCTTTTTCATTCAAGCTTGCCTTGGTGGCCTACACCCTGCATTCACCATTTCTCGATTGGTCAATTTGCCTCTCTTGATATGGTTACGTCTACGGTGGAAAGTTCACCTTTCTGCCGATAGTAGGCAGAAGCAATGCAAGGAGGCCAACTGTTCTATGTGGGGACGCACAAAGAAGGACATCCGAGCACCACCGGAGAAAGCCAGTTGGGCCTGGGTGAAAAACgttgtatattttaaaatcatAATAAAAGTCCT
Coding sequences within it:
- the LOC113705930 gene encoding epi-neemfruitin B 7-O-acetyltransferse L7AT-like — translated: MYVVPLVYFFKNDGKSDISKRRELLKQSLSETLVHFYPLAGKVKDNLHVDCNDDGMYYVEARVNAQLSDFLGHPQQKLIHGLLPFHPSSTELFTKTYVAMVQVNIFECGGIAIGIYSSHKVMDGQSTVTFMNAWAATARGSSESFISSSIFHPNPKLPKDTSILIPPPQSEQSKSATRRFVFDASALNALKNNATCAESNVTNPSRVTAAMGLTWQCAIATSQARFGFRKPSILTFVVNLRSRNSPPLPPYSMGNIFWVTYAKCLVNSDLKLPSMVRRVRNGIDKLDNSFLEDIKGKDGSLVNVMKHLKELEEVHTGNLDTEYLSLSSICNGGIYNADFGWGKPIWTCIGSAGIDALGLPNLVVFMDTRSGDGIEAWVTLKENDMAIFEKIPELLNFATLDPSPLEISLSA